In Lathyrus oleraceus cultivar Zhongwan6 chromosome 2, CAAS_Psat_ZW6_1.0, whole genome shotgun sequence, the DNA window GAAAAGCTCTTAAAGATTTTAGTTTGTTCAAATGCGAATTACAAGACCTTTTACCAACACAATAGTGGATACTTCAACAAGGAAAATCACCTCTACATTCTGATTCAAGAGTCCTGACATCAGTTCATTAAAGGTCCTCTGCTCAAAGGTCGTAGCTCTTAAGGATAACAAGTTTAGAGCCAATTTTGGGAACATCATAGATCTTCTAACCGAGAAGATTGATTATGGTGATATCACTATAATGGCCCAATGCTACGATGTCCCATTATgatgcttcactttccccgaCTTCCAAACCTCTCCAACCTTATAAGACCTCGAGAGACTCCTCAACCGATCAATCAAAGAATACAACCCCTTTCCCAAATTGGAAGAAGGTTACTGTTTGACCAAACTCTCACGCGCCTTGTGTATCAACGCCAACAAGCTAGTGGCCAATTGGGGCATTAAAGGATCCATCAAGGGTTTAACCCAAAAGTTCCTCAAAGCCCATGCTTGTGAAATGGTCAAAGAAGGAAGACCCGAATTCTTTAGTGCAACCTTGCCACTTTTGATTCATGGAATTGTCCTCTTCCCAAATATGGACAAGTTCGTGGATCACTTGGCAGTTGAAGTCTTTCTAACAAAGAATCTGGTGCCTTTTCTACTTACCGACTTCTACCATACCTTTCATACAAGGCATGAGAAGAAGGGAGGTGCTTTCCTCTGTTGTGCTCCTCTGTTACATCTATCGATGAGGGCCCGCATGCCTCAAAATGGACCATTTGCTCAAAGCAATTTGAAATGGCCTCAAAAGTTTGCATCTCTCTCCGCTAACTCAATCTTATGGTACAAGATAGAATGGGATACGAAAGACGTCATTGCAAGATGTGGAGGGTTCCCTAACGTACCCTTAATAGGAACACATGGTTGTATCAACTACAAAACCCTGCTATACTCAAGAGACAACTAGGGTACGCCATGATGAGTCCTCCCGAGGAAAGAGACTTCATTCCCTTCGTCATCAATATCGTGGATCTGCTTGACTCAAATGTGAAGAGAGCGCGAAAAGCTTGGACAGACATAGTTCGTATTGACCAAGAATGGGGTAAGAAAAACatcctagccaaggaaccctactaTATGTGGGTAAAAGAGAGGTCTAGGGTTGTTAAGATGATGTTTCTGTTTGACCCTTCATCATTCCCATTGATGCCTGAGCCCGAGCCTATCCTACAAGAGGACATGGACAAGCTTACCAACCAAATCAAAGAGCTTGAGTTGGAGAACACTCAATTATGAGTCCAATTTAATCGTGCCAAGGAACGTAACCACGTCTTGGAGGATAAGGGTAAGAAAGTTTGTGAAAAGTTCGAGGATAGCAAGAAGAGGCTCCGAATAGCCGAAGAATAAATAGTGTGGGTTGGTGGAGCTCTACAAGGAGCTAATTTTGAGATAGACTTCTGCAACGACAAGTTAGATCAAGCGTTCTGAGTCATCAAGGACCTTGAGAAAACTGTCGAGAGTTCTAATTCTATGAAGAAAGAAGTGAGAGAAGACTATGAAGCCCAAATCCTTGAGCTAAAGACCACTCTCAAGGAGTGTAAGGACCTCTTTGCTAAGGAACAACTAGAGAGAGAAAGGATTTATCGAAGCTTCTTATGCGAGCAGTTCAACCTTGGACGAGTTTGCAAGCAAATCAAGAACCTGAAGAGGGGGATCTATGACCAAGCCTATGTGGAGTTGAAAAACAACTATAGACATTGGGAGGAGCGTTTCCATGGAGCCGAAACTGCCACTACTCAAAAGGATGGAATCATACATAACTCCAAACCCTTTATAATGAATGGAGGGACAAATATGCCAACATGGAAGTACTGACTAACTATGCCCTTCAAGACTTTCCCGACAAGTTGAAGGAGGATGATTTGATTATGTGTCCAGATAATACCCCTGAGGAGGTCTATCACTTCGTCAAATTCTGCAAGAAGAAGATGGCCGAACTCATTACCGATATTGAGGCTCTccgcaagtctcaaggggtcacttTTAGGGTTGACATCTAGTTATTTTATTTGTTTCCACTACTTGTACTCTGCAACTTCCATGTATTGTAAATTGTTttcccttcaaaggatgaatAAAAGCTTGGTGTTTCTCTCTTTTGTGTTTTGCTTTATCTTTGATTGTGAATGTAAATCGTTAAGTAGTTCTTGCAACAATTAAAACGCGAATAACTAAAAGAGCTTTGCTTCAAcattaaaaacaaaaaaatcatgcatcattttgcatatTTCAAAACATAAAAACATAAAACTCATATGTCTACCTTACTTCTGACCAGAACCCCACTCCCAAAGCTGACTTTCTGGTATAATACTCGAAGACACCAGCAAGCAGTCATGGAATAACTTCAATAGAATCAAGATGCACTTCAGGAAGAGGTATCCCAAGTACGGTCCTAGATGGAGCAACTTATGGAAACAATCCAAGCGGTCACGAGGGGCCAAGAAATCATGGCGTAAATGCAAGAGGATATGAACCAACGAGCTAATGTTGCAAATCCTCCCATTCCTCCAGTGGTTGAGACCCCGattcctcctcctcctcctcaaGTTGGCCCTCCGGTCCATATTGGCGCACCCGTCGGTGTTCCACATGTTAATCTTAATCCTTCTGTCGTTGAGATCAACGACTAACTGGATGCTTTCTTCAGCCCAAGGTCTGCATCTCAGTACGACGCTTTCGGTTCGACAACCAATGAGGTGGAGAAGAAGGTAAAGGCTATCGAGGAGAATCTCAAAACAATGGAGAGCACCGATGCTTTGGGTCTTGATACAGCAGAAATGTGCCTAGTGCCTGGTGTTGTTATTCCATCCaagttcaaagtcccagactttgaaaagtataagggaaatagTGACCCTATGACTCACATTAGGGCATACTGCCGAAAGATGGTTGCTTATTCCAGTGGCGACCGACTATTAATGCATTTTCCAAGATTCCCTCAGTGGGGCATCATTGGATTGGTATATGCAACTCGAGGCACTCATATTCGCATTGGGAGAGAGATGGTCGAGACATTCCTCAAGCACTATCAGTACAATACTGATATGGCACCTAACCGCACGCAGCTGCAAAATCTGACTCAAAGGTCTGAGGAATCTTTCAAGGTGTATGCCCAACAGTGGAGGGAATTAGTTTCTAGGGTACAACCCCCATTACTAGAAAGAGGGCCGATAAACATGTTTATGGGTAACCTACAAGGCCCATACCTTGACAAAATGGTGGGGAGCACCTCTTCGTGTTTTTCCGACCTAGTCTTAGCCGGCAAAAGGATCAAAAACATGATCAAGATGGGCAAGATTCAAAACTCTACAAGTGCATCCAGTGCAGTAAAGAAACCCTTTGTTCCTTATGGTAAAAATAGAGAAGGTGAGACCAGTGTCACAACCATCATCCGAACTAAAAATCCCACTTATCAACAAGTAGCCATCGTGGCTCCCGTTCAATAATAACAACAAACTCTTGTTATTCCCATTCAGCAACCACAACAGTAATAGCAGTATCAACCACATCAACAACCACATCAAAATCAACAACATTATCAGCCGCAACAtcaatgtcaacaacaacaatatcaaccACAACAACAAAGATTAAGGAGACCTGGGAGGAGGTTTGACCCAATACCAATACCATATAGCCATATTTTACCTTACCTTCTAAGAGGATCGCTTGTACAATTGAGAGAGTTAGGACCCCCACCTATGGTTCTTCCTCCTAGTTACGATGTAAATGCCCGTTGTGAGTTCCATTCTTGCGCTCCCGGGCACTCTATTGAAAATTGTAAAGCGCTGAAATACAAAGTACAAGATCTGATCGACTCCAAGGTTATTACATTCACGCCTAACGACCCAAACGTAAACAACAACCCGATGCCTCCCCATGATAAGAAAAATGTGAACATGGTGGAATTGGACAGTGGAAGGAAGGTGATAACCTCCGTCAATGATTTGAAGACCCCACTTGTGGAAATCAAGAATTTTCTATTGAGAAACAACGCGTTCTCCATTTATGCTCAGTCTTGTGAATATTGTTTGAAGGAAACACAATAATATGAAGCTATGAAGGCCTACATTCAAACTCTAATAAACCAAAGAGTATTGATAATTGATCAGCCCTCCACAATCAAGGGTGTTTCAACCCTCAAAATTCCGTACGACGAAGTTCCTCCCTTGCAAATACCATATAATATTTCTCAATTGACTCTTTCAGCGAGCCCTGTTACTCCAATGATCATAACAGTCCCAACACCATTCACATATAACGAAACCAGAGCCTTCCCTTGGATGTATGACACACCAGTCTACATCCACGAGCAAAAAGTACAAGAAGAACCAATCAAGTCTGATGACCCATTGATAAGCATCAGTGGAACTGGCGGTGTAACAAGAAGCGACAGAATCTTTGCACCAGCACCACTAATCAATGCATTTTGAGGCACActcttctataattgtacttaggcaTTTCACTAGTTTGTTTTgcttattttattattttattatgtttttagatttaagttcatgtttgcctttaatctattttcgtttgtTATTTTCAGTTTTAGCTGTTATTTGATACCTGTTCACTATTAGGATCATAGCTGGAGCTACAAGATATCATTTTGTGCGTTTTGATATACGTTGGAAAGATAAgagaaagggatacaacttttATTTTGAAGCCAAAATCTGATTCAGAGTGAATAAGTCTCACttaattcgttgaagtttcgtactttaggaaataattTCTTTTGGGTCATTTTTGGGTCGGGATTATGTTTTCCGAcccagtttgaattataagtgCAATCCTTATTTTGTTTAAAAGGAAAGCTGTGTTACTATAGCATATTACACATTATTCACGATAACTTTTTGCTTTGTACGATtatgaagaggaactaatcttcTACAGTCAATCTGCTGTTACCGAgtttccaaggctttgaggtttttatcctatcaattaaatttcgtttctctttcaattctattatatgaaaattcatttgcttaatctgtattttataGGATCTTTTTtattaaattcgtatgattgcattcctaactgTTAATCGTTGTTTAtgtcgctttgtcgttaaatcACGTTTataaatcgtgtttgcttaattaATGATTGTAATAATCCATTTGTTTAATTTGGAATACATGAATATCAATCTttcatatatctattgcgcttgtcaatcaaaattgaatcgaatagagatcaAAGCCGCTTAGagaattggtaggtaaaaaccagtgATTATCCAGAAACCAAAAATAGTATATTGGCTTATTTTATAATAGCTTATTTTAATCACTTATTtactttgttttctaaatcgatCCCTAAACCATAACCCCCCCCCCCATAAATAAATTTTAATAGGTTAaaaataatacaagaatccttgcgatacgataATCGAGTTGTCGCTTCCGCTAAACTACAATTTTCTAATTACTCATTTTGACCCATGCGTGACAGCGGATCAAATTCTAAATTGACTTCAATAGGTTAAAAATAATACAATAATCCTTGCTATATGATAATCGAGTTGTCGCTTTCGCTAAATTACAATTttctaattactcgttttgaccTGTGCGCGACAGCGGCTTATCCGATTGAGAATAGTGGTCCATGAACCCATGACAAGGGCAAGGAAGTTGATAATACCCCGCCAAGGAAAGATCCTCTGACAACCAGTGAATTATATGAGTTCATATGTatcatcaaaaagagtgactaCCGAGTGGTTGAGCAGCTCAACCAGACACCCTCAAAGATTTCAATGTTATCTCTACTAATGTGCTCAGAGGCCCATAGAGATGTGCCCGTAAAGTTTATAAAGGTTGCCCACATCCCCCAAGAAATCTCGGCATTCCAGTTTGAAGGTGTAGTCAACAATATAGCCACTAGATTGAGTTTGGGATTTAATGACACGGAGCTCCCCACtgagggaagaaatcacaataAGGCTCTCCACATCTACATTGAATGTGTGGACAAAATGTTATCCAAAGTTTTTGTGGACACCGGTTCCTCCCTTAATGTTATGCCTAAAAGCTCCTTGGCTAAGCTGACTATTAAAGGACTTGTCATGAAACCAAGTGAACTAGTGTTTCAGGTGTTTGACGGTTCAAGGAGGATTGTGATTGGCGAAATAGACTTACCTATGAAGATTGGTCCCCACATTTTCTTCATCACCTTCTTTGTCATGGATATTGTACCCGCTTACAGCTTCCTActtggaaggccatggattcattCAGCCGGTGTTGTTAC includes these proteins:
- the LOC127122258 gene encoding uncharacterized protein LOC127122258; translated protein: MESTDALGLDTAEMCLVPGVVIPSKFKVPDFEKYKGNSDPMTHIRAYCRKMVAYSSGDRLLMHFPRFPQWGIIGLVYATRGTHIRIGREMVETFLKHYQYNTDMAPNRTQLQNLTQRSEESFKVYAQQWRELVSRVQPPLLERGPINMFMGNLQGPYLDKMVGSTSSCFSDLVLAGKRIKNMIKMGKIQNSTSASSAVKKPFVPYGKNREGETSVTTIIRTKNPTYQQVAIVAPVQ